A DNA window from Drosophila pseudoobscura strain MV-25-SWS-2005 chromosome 2, UCI_Dpse_MV25, whole genome shotgun sequence contains the following coding sequences:
- the pros gene encoding homeobox protein prospero isoform X2 — translation MMSSEEYDADCFGLYSDESTVLLKAVVEAQPPHSSSNGHTTPIQAQLQAQINGDGGSTANSGESKHGEQQKEQQQKEKEPNDCDSDDSDDVVVVLEGCEGSSSNSNSNSSSGKASAAKANSNSRSSRNHRSPRTSRQIIHSSAVGKTTTCAAKKILVPATATATATATSKSSNSSATVVPLPIPVPVSGSSASVNKVNRRSRHRSLSKDNQNLNQSQNQQQTTSSICNSNNHNSNSNGNNGCNNGGTTATAAGFMSSAAAAAAGAAGGALFQPQPQASTANTSPTLSLNPSSHQTAAVGGGQQSPVASSNSPGSGSVSGSGSGSASSLLTAAFGNLFGGSSAKMLNELFGRQMKQAQDATSGLPQSLDNAMLAAAMETATSAELLSAAGLVGSHLNATSNATSKLLLHNNNSLPGSNSTPLSNGLNASISPGSAHSSSHSHHATSSPKGGSSRRVSACSDRSLDGAASAAASAADVAGGSPPRAASVSSLNGGASSGDQQLQHDLVAHHMLRNILQGKKELMQLDQELRTAMQQQQMQQQEKEQQQQQLHSKLNNNTNASNNNNHNNNNNSVAATNNNNNMESINLIEDTEMADIKIKSEPQTVPQPQQSPHGSSHSSRSGSGSGSHSSSHSLASDGSLRRKSSDSMDSSGAREEADGDGDDETAVRASSAVDEQQQQQQLATKKESVEDMLDEAELLGMHSTRGSDLESLASPSHSDMMLLDNSKDDVLDDDEDDDCVEQKRDQGCLKKPGMELKRARVENIVSGMRCSPSSIVQAGQLQVNGCKKRKLYQPQQHAMERYVAAAAGLNFGLNLQSMMLDQDDSEQSNELESPQIQQKRVEKNALKSQLRSMQEQLAEMQQKYVQLCTRMEQESECQELDNDQDPDPEQDLDPEQEQEQEPEQDNGSSDNIELSPSPTLTGGDISPAHKEEAGGQERPGSSSPKPKTALSETGAPNSTNMLSQMMSKMMSSKLHNPLVGHPALPQGFPPLLQHMGDMSHAAAMYQQFFFEQEARMAKEAAEQQQQQQQQQQHQQQQQEQQRRFEQEQQEQRRKEVQEQQQQIQRQQQHLQQLQQQQMEQQQQQQQHVATAPRPPQMHHPAPARLPTRLGGAAAAHSALKSELSEKFQMLRNSNNSSMMRMSGTDLEGLADVLKSEITTSLSALVDTIVTRFVHQRRLFSKQADSVTAAAEQLNKDLLLASQILDRKSPRTKVADRGGPGAQNGPTPTTQSGNNGSLLLAPSQMPPQPPPAVVVANAQQQQQQQQQQQNVQQQQQNVPQQQQQQAPQQNPQQQQQPPNVQHLHAMPPNCQQLIAAPRLNGNQLSFASPAAAAAAAMGLQMHHAAAAAAMSAQQQQQQQQQQQQQNVQQQQQAGDSNTNQSQANPTNNSSLSTLNIPPPHIRPLPTAAAMFQAPKTPQGMNPVAAAALYNSMTGPFCLPPDQQQQQQQQAAQQAQQQQQSVQQQQQQSAQQTQQQLEQNEALSLVVTPKKKRHKVTDTRITPRTVSRILAQDGVVPPNPNGQQNATPLQQQQQQQQQQSNGGGNSNATPAQSPTGRSQSVGGGGGGGGAGAYHPQPPPPPPPMMPVSLPTSVAIPNPSLHESKVFSPYSPFFNPHAGGQPTAAQMHQHHHQHQHQMQLSSSPPGSLGALMDSRDSPPLPHPPSMLHPALLAAAHHGGSPDYKTCLRAVMDAQDRQSECNSADMSFDGMQPTISFFKQQQEQLEHHSLQSMLMVNKHCESLTPLHSSTLTPMHLRKAKLMFFWVRYPSSAVLKMYFPDIKFNKNNTAQLVKWFSNFREFYYIQMEKYARQAVTEGIKTPDDLLIAGDSELYRVLNLHYNRNNHIEVPQNFRFVVEQTLREFFRAIQGGKDTEQSWKKSIYKIISRMDDPVPEYFKSPNFLEQLE, via the exons ATGATGTCATCAGAGGAGTACGACGCGGACTGTTTCGGTTTGTACAGCGATGAGAGCACCGTGCTGCTGAAGGCGGTCGTGGAGGCGCAACCACCACACTCAAGCAGCAACGGGCACACGACACCAATACAGGCACAGCTACAGGCACAGATAaacggcgacggcggcagcaCGGCGAATTCCGGCGAGAGCAAGCACGGCGAACAGCAGaaggaacagcaacagaaagagaaagagccgAACGACTGCGACTCGGACGACTCGGACGACGTCGTGGTCGTGCTCGAAGGCTgcgaaggcagcagcagcaacagcaacagcaacagcagcagcggaaaagCCAGCGCCGCGAAGGCGAACAGCAATAGTCGGAGCAGTCGGAACCATCGCAGCCCGCGCACCAGTCGGCAAATCATTCATTCTTCGGCCGTCGGCAAGACAACAACGTGCGCGGCTAAAAAAATACTTGTgccagcgacagcaacagcgacagcgacagccactTCGAAGAGTTCGAATTCAAGCGCGACCGTCGTGCCCTTACCCATACCCGTGCCCGTATCCGGTAGTAGTGCTAGTGTTAACAAAGTGAATCGTCGTTCGCGCCATAGATCCTTGAGCAAAGACAACCAAAACCtaaaccaaagccaaaaccaacaacagaCCACAAGCAGCATTTGCAATAGCAACAATcataacagcaacagcaacggcaacaacggTTGCAACAACGGCGGCACAACGGCAACCGCTGCTGGCTTCATGAGTAGCgctgctgcggccgctgcGGGTGCCGCTGGTGGAGCCCTGTTCCAACCCCAACCACAGGCCAGCACGGCCAACACGAGCCCCACGCTCAGTCTCAATCCCTCGAGCCACCAGACCGCCGCAGTCGGCGGGGGCCAACAGTCGCCGGTAGCCAGCAGCAATTCGCCCGGTTCCGGATCCGTGTCGGGCTCGGGCTCCGGCTCCGCCTCGTCACTGCTGACGGCTGCCTTCGGCAACCTGTTCGGTGGCTCATCGGCCAAGATGCTGAACGAGCTCTTCGGACGACAGATGAAACAGGCCCAGGACGCCACCAGCGGCCTGCCCCAGAGCCTGGACAACGCGATGCTGGCGGCCGCCATGGAGACGGCCACCAGTGCAGAGCTCCTGAGCGCCGCTGGCCTGGTCGGCAGCCACCTGAATGCCACCTCCAATGCCACGtcaaagctgctgctgcacaacaacaacagcctgCCGGGGAGCAACAGCACGCCGCTGAGCAACGGCCTGAATGCCTCGATCTCGCCGGGATCGGCCCACAGTTCGAGCCACTCGCACCATGCCACCTCCTCGCCGAAGGGCGGCAGCAGTCGTCGGGTGTCGGCCTGCAGCGATCGCTCCCTGGATGGGGCGGCCTCCGCGGCAGCCTCTGCCGCCGATGTTGCAGGGGGATCCCCGCCACGGGCCGCCTCGGTGAGTTCGCTCAACGGCGGCGCCAGCAGCGGCgatcagcagctgcagcacgaCCTGGTGGCCCATCACATGCTGCGCAACATTCTGCAGGGCAAGAAGGAGCTCATGCAGCTCGACCAGGAGCTGCGCACcgccatgcagcagcagcagatgcagcagcaggagaaggagcagcagcagcagcagctccactcgaagctcaacaacaacaccaacgccagcaacaacaataaccacaacaacaacaacaacagcgtgGCAGccacgaacaacaacaacaacatggaGAGCATCAACCTGATCGAGGACACGGAGATGGCGGACATCAAGATCAAGAGCGAGCCCCAGACAGtgccccagccgcagcagtCGCCGcacggcagcagccacagcagtcgcagcggcagcggcagtggcagccacagcagcagccacagcctgGCCAGCGACGGGAGCCTGCGCCGCAAgtcctcggactcgatggacaGTTCGGGGGCCCGCGAGGAGGCggacggcgatggcgacgatgAGACGGCGGTCAGGGCGAGCAGCGCCGtggacgagcagcagcagcagcagcagctggccacCAAGAAGGAGTCCGTCGAGGACATGCTCGACGAGGCGGAGCTGCTGGGCATGCATTCGACACGCGGCTCGGACCTGGAGTCGCTGGCCTCGCCCTCGCACTCGGACATGATGCTGCTGGACAACAGCAAGGACGATGTGctggacgacgacgaggacgacgactgTGTGGAGCAGAAGCGCGACCAGGGCTGCCTCAAGAAGCCCGGCATGGAGCTGAAGCGGGCGCGCGTGGAGAACATTGTGTCGGGCATGCGGTGCAGCCCCTCCTCGATCGTCCAGGCGGGCCAGCTGCAGGTGAACGGCTGCAAGAAGCGGAAGCTCtaccagccgcagcagcacgCCATGGAGCGCTATGTGGCAGCCGCCGCGGGCCTCAACTTCGGCCTCAATCTGCAGAGCATGATGCTCGACCAGGACGACAGCGAGCAGTCGAACGAGCTGGAGTCGCCGCAGATCCAGCAGAAGCGCGTCGAGAAGAACGCCCTCAAGTCGCAGCTGCGCTCGATGCAGGAGCAGCTGGCCGAGATGCAGCAGAAGTACGTGCAGCTGTGCACCCGCATGGAGCAGGAGTCCGAGTGCCAGGAGCTGGACAACGACCAGGACCCCGATCCCGAGCAGGACCTGGACCccgaacaggagcaggagcaggagccagagcaggacaacggcagcagcgacaacattGAGCTGTCGCCCTCCCCCACGCTCACGGGCGGCGACATCAGTCCCGCCCACAAGGAGGAGGCCGGCGGCCAGGAGCGGCCGGGCTCCAGCTCCCCGAAGCCCAAGACGGCGCTGAGCGAGACCGGGGCCCCCAACAGCACCAACATGCTCTCCCAGATGATGTCCAAGATGATGTCCAGCAAACTGCACAACCCCCTGGTGGGGCATCCGGCCCTGCCGCAGGGCTTCCCCCCGCTGCTGCAGCACATGGGCGACATGTCGCATGCGGCAGCCATGTACCAGCAGTTCTTCTTCGAGCAGGAGGCACGCATGGCCAAGGAGGcggccgagcagcagcagcagcaacagcagcaacagcagcaccagcaacagcagcaggagcagcagcgacgcttcgagcaggagcagcaggagcaacgCCGCAAGGAGGtgcaagagcaacagcagcaaatccagcgccagcagcagcatctgcagcagctgcagcaacagcaaatggaacagcagcagcagcagcagcaacatgtgGCCACGGCGCCGAGACCCCCACAGATGCACCACCCGGCGCCGGCGAGACTGCCCACGCGACTGGGCGGAGCAGCCGCCGCCCACAGCGCCCTCAAGTCGGAGCTGTCGGAGAAATTCCAGATGCtgcgcaacagcaacaacagctcgATGATGCGCATGTCCGGCACGGACCTCGAGGGGCTGGCGGACGTCCTGAAGTCGGAGATAACCACCTCGCTGTCGGCACTGGTGGACACGATCGTGACGCGGTTCGTCCACCAGCGGAGGCTGTTCAGCAAGCAGGCCGACTCGGTGACAGCCGCCGCCGAGCAGCTCAACAAGGACCTGCTGCTGGCATCGCAGATACTCGACCGCAAGTCGCCGCGCACCAAAGTGGCGGACAGAGGAGGACCCGGAGCCCAGAACGGCCCCACGCCGACCACACAATCAGGTAATAATGGTTCACTACTCCTAGCCCCTAGTCAAATGCCCCCCCAACCGCCGCCAGCGGTGGTCGTGGCCaatgcccagcagcagcagcaacagcagcagcagcagcagaacgtgcagcagcagcagcagaatgtgccacagcagcagcagcagcaggcaccgCAACAGAatccccagcagcaacagcagccgccgaATGTGCAGCATctccatgccatgccccccAATTGCCAGCAGCTGATAGCCGCCCCCCGCCTCAATGGCAACCAGCTGTCGTTCGCCTCcccagcggctgctgcagccgcggcGATGGGTCTGCAGATGCACCACgcggccgcagcggcagccatgtccgcccaacagcaacagcagcagcagcaacagcaacagcaacagaacgtgcaacagcagcagcaggcggggGATAGCAATACTAACCAGAGCCAAGCGAATCCGACTAACAACAGTAGCTTAAGTACCCTTAATATACCACCTCCTCACATTCGTCCTTTGCCCACAGCGGCTGCCATGTTCCAGGCGCCCAAGACGCCGCAGGGCATGAATCCGGTGGCCGCCGCTGCGCTCTACAACTCGATGACCGGACCCTTCTGCCTGCCACccgatcagcagcagcaacagcagcagcaggccgccCAGCAggcgcaacagcaacagcagagcgtccaacagcagcagcagcagagcgcccagcagacgcagcagcagctcgagcAGAACGAGGCCCTGAGTCTGGTGGTGACGCCCAAGAAGAAGCGCCACAAGGTGACCGACACGCGCATCACCCCGCGCACCGTCAGCCGCATCCTGGCCCAAGACGGCGTCGTCCCGCCCAACCCCAACGGACAACAGAACGCCACTCccctgcaacagcaacagcagcagcagcaacagcagtcgaACGGAGGAGGCAACAGCAATGCCACGCCCGCCCAGAGCCCCACGGGCAGGAGTCAGAgcgtgggaggaggaggcggaggaggtggagcaggagcGTACCAtccgcagccgccgccaccaccgccgcccaTGATGCCAGTGTCCTTGCCCACATCGGTGGCCATTCCCAATCCCTCGCTGCACGAGTCCAAGGTCTTCTCGCCCTACAGTCCCTTCTTCAATCCGCACGCGGGCGGGCAGCCGACAGCCGCCCAGatgcaccagcaccaccaccagcaccagcaccagatgCAGCTCTCCTCGAGTCCGCCCGGCAGCCTGGGGGCGCTGATGGACTCGCGCGACTCCCCGCCGCTGCCCCATCCGCCGTCGATGCTGCATCCCGCCCTCCTAGCCGCCGCCCACCACGGCGGATCGCCCGACTACAAGACCTGCCTGCGGGCCGTCATGGACGCCCAGGATCGCCAGTCCGAGTGCAACTCGGCGGACATGTCCTTCGACGGCATGCAGCCTACTATATCCTTTttcaaacagcaacaagagcagCTCGAGCACCATTCCCTCCAGTCCATGCTGATGGTCAA CAAGCATTGCGAATCCTTGACTCCCCTGCACTCTTCTACATTGACACCGATGCACCTGCGCAAGGCCAAACTGATGTTCTTCTGGGTCCGCTATCCGAGCTCCGCGGTCCTCAAGATGTACTTCCCGGACATCAAGTtcaacaagaacaacacaGCACAATTGGTGAAATGGTTCTCGAATTTCCG AGAATTCTACTACATACAAATGGAGAAATATGCACGACAAGCTGTCACCGAAGGCATCAAGACACCCGATGATCTGTTGATTGCTGGAGATAGTGAATTGTATCGCGTGCTCAATTTGCACTACAATCGCAATAATCACATTGAG GTACCCCAAAACTTTCGCTTCGTCGTTGAACAGACACTGCGGGAGTTTTTCCGTGCAATACAGGGTGGCAAAGACACCGAACAGTCGTGGAAGAAGTCCATATACAAGATCATCTCGCGCATGGACGATCCCGTGCCCGAGTACTTCAAGTCGCCCAATTTTTTAGAGCAGCTGGAATAA
- the pros gene encoding homeobox protein prospero isoform X4, producing MMSSEEYDADCFGLYSDESTVLLKAVVEAQPPHSSSNGHTTPIQAQLQAQINGDGGSTANSGESKHGEQQKEQQQKEKEPNDCDSDDSDDVVVVLEGCEGSSSNSNSNSSSGKASAAKANSNSRSSRNHRSPRTSRQIIHSSAVGKTTTCAAKKILVPATATATATATSKSSNSSATVVPLPIPVPVSGSSASVNKVNRRSRHRSLSKDNQNLNQSQNQQQTTSSICNSNNHNSNSNGNNGCNNGGTTATAAGFMSSAAAAAAGAAGGALFQPQPQASTANTSPTLSLNPSSHQTAAVGGGQQSPVASSNSPGSGSVSGSGSGSASSLLTAAFGNLFGGSSAKMLNELFGRQMKQAQDATSGLPQSLDNAMLAAAMETATSAELLSAAGLVGSHLNATSNATSKLLLHNNNSLPGSNSTPLSNGLNASISPGSAHSSSHSHHATSSPKGGSSRRVSACSDRSLDGAASAAASAADVAGGSPPRAASVSSLNGGASSGDQQLQHDLVAHHMLRNILQGKKELMQLDQELRTAMQQQQMQQQEKEQQQQQLHSKLNNNTNASNNNNHNNNNNSVAATNNNNNMESINLIEDTEMADIKIKSEPQTVPQPQQSPHGSSHSSRSGSGSGSHSSSHSLASDGSLRRKSSDSMDSSGAREEADGDGDDETAVRASSAVDEQQQQQQLATKKESVEDMLDEAELLGMHSTRGSDLESLASPSHSDMMLLDNSKDDVLDDDEDDDCVEQKRDQGCLKKPGMELKRARVENIVSGMRCSPSSIVQAGQLQVNGCKKRKLYQPQQHAMERYVAAAAGLNFGLNLQSMMLDQDDSEQSNELESPQIQQKRVEKNALKSQLRSMQEQLAEMQQKYVQLCTRMEQESECQELDNDQDPDPEQDLDPEQEQEQEPEQDNGSSDNIELSPSPTLTGGDISPAHKEEAGGQERPGSSSPKPKTALSETGAPNSTNMLSQMMSKMMSSKLHNPLVGHPALPQGFPPLLQHMGDMSHAAAMYQQFFFEQEARMAKEAAEQQQQQQQQQQHQQQQQEQQRRFEQEQQEQRRKEVQEQQQQIQRQQQHLQQLQQQQMEQQQQQQQHVATAPRPPQMHHPAPARLPTRLGGAAAAHSALKSELSEKFQMLRNSNNSSMMRMSGTDLEGLADVLKSEITTSLSALVDTIVTRFVHQRRLFSKQADSVTAAAEQLNKDLLLASQILDRKSPRTKVADRGGPGAQNGPTPTTQSAAAMFQAPKTPQGMNPVAAAALYNSMTGPFCLPPDQQQQQQQQAAQQAQQQQQSVQQQQQQSAQQTQQQLEQNEALSLVVTPKKKRHKVTDTRITPRTVSRILAQDGVVPPNPNGQQNATPLQQQQQQQQQQSNGGGNSNATPAQSPTGRSQSVGGGGGGGGAGAYHPQPPPPPPPMMPVSLPTSVAIPNPSLHESKVFSPYSPFFNPHAGGQPTAAQMHQHHHQHQHQMQLSSSPPGSLGALMDSRDSPPLPHPPSMLHPALLAAAHHGGSPDYKTCLRAVMDAQDRQSECNSADMSFDGMQPTISFFKQQQEQLEHHSLQSMLMVNSKHCESLTPLHSSTLTPMHLRKAKLMFFWVRYPSSAVLKMYFPDIKFNKNNTAQLVKWFSNFREFYYIQMEKYARQAVTEGIKTPDDLLIAGDSELYRVLNLHYNRNNHIEVPQNFRFVVEQTLREFFRAIQGGKDTEQSWKKSIYKIISRMDDPVPEYFKSPNFLEQLE from the exons ATGATGTCATCAGAGGAGTACGACGCGGACTGTTTCGGTTTGTACAGCGATGAGAGCACCGTGCTGCTGAAGGCGGTCGTGGAGGCGCAACCACCACACTCAAGCAGCAACGGGCACACGACACCAATACAGGCACAGCTACAGGCACAGATAaacggcgacggcggcagcaCGGCGAATTCCGGCGAGAGCAAGCACGGCGAACAGCAGaaggaacagcaacagaaagagaaagagccgAACGACTGCGACTCGGACGACTCGGACGACGTCGTGGTCGTGCTCGAAGGCTgcgaaggcagcagcagcaacagcaacagcaacagcagcagcggaaaagCCAGCGCCGCGAAGGCGAACAGCAATAGTCGGAGCAGTCGGAACCATCGCAGCCCGCGCACCAGTCGGCAAATCATTCATTCTTCGGCCGTCGGCAAGACAACAACGTGCGCGGCTAAAAAAATACTTGTgccagcgacagcaacagcgacagcgacagccactTCGAAGAGTTCGAATTCAAGCGCGACCGTCGTGCCCTTACCCATACCCGTGCCCGTATCCGGTAGTAGTGCTAGTGTTAACAAAGTGAATCGTCGTTCGCGCCATAGATCCTTGAGCAAAGACAACCAAAACCtaaaccaaagccaaaaccaacaacagaCCACAAGCAGCATTTGCAATAGCAACAATcataacagcaacagcaacggcaacaacggTTGCAACAACGGCGGCACAACGGCAACCGCTGCTGGCTTCATGAGTAGCgctgctgcggccgctgcGGGTGCCGCTGGTGGAGCCCTGTTCCAACCCCAACCACAGGCCAGCACGGCCAACACGAGCCCCACGCTCAGTCTCAATCCCTCGAGCCACCAGACCGCCGCAGTCGGCGGGGGCCAACAGTCGCCGGTAGCCAGCAGCAATTCGCCCGGTTCCGGATCCGTGTCGGGCTCGGGCTCCGGCTCCGCCTCGTCACTGCTGACGGCTGCCTTCGGCAACCTGTTCGGTGGCTCATCGGCCAAGATGCTGAACGAGCTCTTCGGACGACAGATGAAACAGGCCCAGGACGCCACCAGCGGCCTGCCCCAGAGCCTGGACAACGCGATGCTGGCGGCCGCCATGGAGACGGCCACCAGTGCAGAGCTCCTGAGCGCCGCTGGCCTGGTCGGCAGCCACCTGAATGCCACCTCCAATGCCACGtcaaagctgctgctgcacaacaacaacagcctgCCGGGGAGCAACAGCACGCCGCTGAGCAACGGCCTGAATGCCTCGATCTCGCCGGGATCGGCCCACAGTTCGAGCCACTCGCACCATGCCACCTCCTCGCCGAAGGGCGGCAGCAGTCGTCGGGTGTCGGCCTGCAGCGATCGCTCCCTGGATGGGGCGGCCTCCGCGGCAGCCTCTGCCGCCGATGTTGCAGGGGGATCCCCGCCACGGGCCGCCTCGGTGAGTTCGCTCAACGGCGGCGCCAGCAGCGGCgatcagcagctgcagcacgaCCTGGTGGCCCATCACATGCTGCGCAACATTCTGCAGGGCAAGAAGGAGCTCATGCAGCTCGACCAGGAGCTGCGCACcgccatgcagcagcagcagatgcagcagcaggagaaggagcagcagcagcagcagctccactcgaagctcaacaacaacaccaacgccagcaacaacaataaccacaacaacaacaacaacagcgtgGCAGccacgaacaacaacaacaacatggaGAGCATCAACCTGATCGAGGACACGGAGATGGCGGACATCAAGATCAAGAGCGAGCCCCAGACAGtgccccagccgcagcagtCGCCGcacggcagcagccacagcagtcgcagcggcagcggcagtggcagccacagcagcagccacagcctgGCCAGCGACGGGAGCCTGCGCCGCAAgtcctcggactcgatggacaGTTCGGGGGCCCGCGAGGAGGCggacggcgatggcgacgatgAGACGGCGGTCAGGGCGAGCAGCGCCGtggacgagcagcagcagcagcagcagctggccacCAAGAAGGAGTCCGTCGAGGACATGCTCGACGAGGCGGAGCTGCTGGGCATGCATTCGACACGCGGCTCGGACCTGGAGTCGCTGGCCTCGCCCTCGCACTCGGACATGATGCTGCTGGACAACAGCAAGGACGATGTGctggacgacgacgaggacgacgactgTGTGGAGCAGAAGCGCGACCAGGGCTGCCTCAAGAAGCCCGGCATGGAGCTGAAGCGGGCGCGCGTGGAGAACATTGTGTCGGGCATGCGGTGCAGCCCCTCCTCGATCGTCCAGGCGGGCCAGCTGCAGGTGAACGGCTGCAAGAAGCGGAAGCTCtaccagccgcagcagcacgCCATGGAGCGCTATGTGGCAGCCGCCGCGGGCCTCAACTTCGGCCTCAATCTGCAGAGCATGATGCTCGACCAGGACGACAGCGAGCAGTCGAACGAGCTGGAGTCGCCGCAGATCCAGCAGAAGCGCGTCGAGAAGAACGCCCTCAAGTCGCAGCTGCGCTCGATGCAGGAGCAGCTGGCCGAGATGCAGCAGAAGTACGTGCAGCTGTGCACCCGCATGGAGCAGGAGTCCGAGTGCCAGGAGCTGGACAACGACCAGGACCCCGATCCCGAGCAGGACCTGGACCccgaacaggagcaggagcaggagccagagcaggacaacggcagcagcgacaacattGAGCTGTCGCCCTCCCCCACGCTCACGGGCGGCGACATCAGTCCCGCCCACAAGGAGGAGGCCGGCGGCCAGGAGCGGCCGGGCTCCAGCTCCCCGAAGCCCAAGACGGCGCTGAGCGAGACCGGGGCCCCCAACAGCACCAACATGCTCTCCCAGATGATGTCCAAGATGATGTCCAGCAAACTGCACAACCCCCTGGTGGGGCATCCGGCCCTGCCGCAGGGCTTCCCCCCGCTGCTGCAGCACATGGGCGACATGTCGCATGCGGCAGCCATGTACCAGCAGTTCTTCTTCGAGCAGGAGGCACGCATGGCCAAGGAGGcggccgagcagcagcagcagcaacagcagcaacagcagcaccagcaacagcagcaggagcagcagcgacgcttcgagcaggagcagcaggagcaacgCCGCAAGGAGGtgcaagagcaacagcagcaaatccagcgccagcagcagcatctgcagcagctgcagcaacagcaaatggaacagcagcagcagcagcagcaacatgtgGCCACGGCGCCGAGACCCCCACAGATGCACCACCCGGCGCCGGCGAGACTGCCCACGCGACTGGGCGGAGCAGCCGCCGCCCACAGCGCCCTCAAGTCGGAGCTGTCGGAGAAATTCCAGATGCtgcgcaacagcaacaacagctcgATGATGCGCATGTCCGGCACGGACCTCGAGGGGCTGGCGGACGTCCTGAAGTCGGAGATAACCACCTCGCTGTCGGCACTGGTGGACACGATCGTGACGCGGTTCGTCCACCAGCGGAGGCTGTTCAGCAAGCAGGCCGACTCGGTGACAGCCGCCGCCGAGCAGCTCAACAAGGACCTGCTGCTGGCATCGCAGATACTCGACCGCAAGTCGCCGCGCACCAAAGTGGCGGACAGAGGAGGACCCGGAGCCCAGAACGGCCCCACGCCGACCACACAATCAG CGGCTGCCATGTTCCAGGCGCCCAAGACGCCGCAGGGCATGAATCCGGTGGCCGCCGCTGCGCTCTACAACTCGATGACCGGACCCTTCTGCCTGCCACccgatcagcagcagcaacagcagcagcaggccgccCAGCAggcgcaacagcaacagcagagcgtccaacagcagcagcagcagagcgcccagcagacgcagcagcagctcgagcAGAACGAGGCCCTGAGTCTGGTGGTGACGCCCAAGAAGAAGCGCCACAAGGTGACCGACACGCGCATCACCCCGCGCACCGTCAGCCGCATCCTGGCCCAAGACGGCGTCGTCCCGCCCAACCCCAACGGACAACAGAACGCCACTCccctgcaacagcaacagcagcagcagcaacagcagtcgaACGGAGGAGGCAACAGCAATGCCACGCCCGCCCAGAGCCCCACGGGCAGGAGTCAGAgcgtgggaggaggaggcggaggaggtggagcaggagcGTACCAtccgcagccgccgccaccaccgccgcccaTGATGCCAGTGTCCTTGCCCACATCGGTGGCCATTCCCAATCCCTCGCTGCACGAGTCCAAGGTCTTCTCGCCCTACAGTCCCTTCTTCAATCCGCACGCGGGCGGGCAGCCGACAGCCGCCCAGatgcaccagcaccaccaccagcaccagcaccagatgCAGCTCTCCTCGAGTCCGCCCGGCAGCCTGGGGGCGCTGATGGACTCGCGCGACTCCCCGCCGCTGCCCCATCCGCCGTCGATGCTGCATCCCGCCCTCCTAGCCGCCGCCCACCACGGCGGATCGCCCGACTACAAGACCTGCCTGCGGGCCGTCATGGACGCCCAGGATCGCCAGTCCGAGTGCAACTCGGCGGACATGTCCTTCGACGGCATGCAGCCTACTATATCCTTTttcaaacagcaacaagagcagCTCGAGCACCATTCCCTCCAGTCCATGCTGATGGTCAA CAGCAAGCATTGCGAATCCTTGACTCCCCTGCACTCTTCTACATTGACACCGATGCACCTGCGCAAGGCCAAACTGATGTTCTTCTGGGTCCGCTATCCGAGCTCCGCGGTCCTCAAGATGTACTTCCCGGACATCAAGTtcaacaagaacaacacaGCACAATTGGTGAAATGGTTCTCGAATTTCCG AGAATTCTACTACATACAAATGGAGAAATATGCACGACAAGCTGTCACCGAAGGCATCAAGACACCCGATGATCTGTTGATTGCTGGAGATAGTGAATTGTATCGCGTGCTCAATTTGCACTACAATCGCAATAATCACATTGAG GTACCCCAAAACTTTCGCTTCGTCGTTGAACAGACACTGCGGGAGTTTTTCCGTGCAATACAGGGTGGCAAAGACACCGAACAGTCGTGGAAGAAGTCCATATACAAGATCATCTCGCGCATGGACGATCCCGTGCCCGAGTACTTCAAGTCGCCCAATTTTTTAGAGCAGCTGGAATAA